One Methanolinea sp. DNA window includes the following coding sequences:
- the porA gene encoding pyruvate ferredoxin oxidoreductase, which produces MLTVATGNKAVAAAVKEARPTVVAAYPITPQTEIVEQIAEYVSSGELDTRYIPVESEHSAMAACIGASVTGARAFTATSSHGLHYMHEMVNWAAGARLPIVMANVNRAVGPGWNIWADHTDALQERDTGWLQVYVGSVQEAYDAVLMAFCIAEDERVLLPVMVNLDGFLLSHTMQPLEMNPAGDFIPPLRLPHEIDPGNPGGYGTLTGPDDYFKFRWDIERSMRDSVAVIRETEDRFFARFGRRYGMVEEYRCDDAEVVVVAMGTLGKEAEVAVDLLRQEGVRAGSMRVRWFRPFPRLDLSGRDVVVVDRDYSFGFGGILARSIAATTGARPFSVIAGLGGQEVSYEDIAGFVRDRRPGEETWFGVTGDV; this is translated from the coding sequence ATGCTGACCGTCGCGACCGGGAACAAGGCCGTCGCCGCCGCGGTGAAGGAGGCGAGACCGACGGTCGTCGCCGCGTACCCCATCACGCCCCAGACCGAGATCGTCGAGCAGATCGCCGAGTACGTCTCGTCCGGGGAACTCGACACGAGGTACATCCCCGTCGAGAGCGAGCACTCGGCGATGGCAGCCTGCATCGGCGCGAGCGTGACCGGGGCACGGGCGTTCACGGCGACGAGCTCCCACGGCCTCCACTACATGCACGAGATGGTCAACTGGGCCGCGGGCGCACGCCTCCCCATCGTCATGGCGAACGTGAACAGGGCCGTGGGGCCTGGGTGGAACATCTGGGCCGACCACACCGACGCGCTCCAGGAGAGGGACACGGGCTGGCTGCAGGTCTACGTGGGATCCGTGCAGGAGGCGTACGACGCGGTCCTGATGGCGTTCTGCATCGCGGAGGACGAGCGCGTCCTCCTCCCCGTGATGGTGAACCTCGACGGCTTCCTCCTCTCCCACACGATGCAGCCCCTCGAGATGAACCCTGCCGGCGACTTCATCCCTCCCCTCCGCCTCCCGCACGAAATCGATCCCGGAAACCCGGGGGGCTACGGGACCCTCACGGGGCCCGACGACTACTTCAAGTTCCGCTGGGACATCGAACGGTCCATGAGGGACTCTGTCGCGGTGATACGGGAGACCGAGGACCGGTTCTTCGCGAGATTCGGGAGGAGGTACGGGATGGTCGAGGAGTACAGGTGCGACGACGCCGAGGTCGTCGTCGTCGCGATGGGGACCCTCGGGAAGGAGGCAGAGGTCGCAGTCGACCTCCTCCGGCAGGAGGGGGTACGCGCGGGGAGCATGCGGGTGAGGTGGTTCCGGCCGTTCCCGCGGCTCGACCTCTCGGGCCGGGACGTCGTGGTGGTCGACCGCGATTACTCGTTCGGGTTCGGGGGGATCCTCGCCCGGAGCATCGCTGCCACGACGGGTGCGCGGCCGTTCTCGGTGATCGCGGGGCTCGGGGGGCAGGAGGTCAGCTACGAGGACATCGCGGGATTCGTGAGGGACAGGCGGCCCGGCGAGGAGACGTGGTTCGGGGTGACCGGCGATGTTTGA
- a CDS encoding 2-oxoacid:acceptor oxidoreductase family protein has product MFEVRIHSRGGQGGVTAARLLALAAVRDGKYATAFPFYGAERRGAPVVSFVRIDESPIRVASQIRRPDLVIVLDPSVMDVVDVLQGLKQGGSVLVNAREHRVLGNYRTFSVDLTGIALREGLEVAGSPILNTPVLGALARMGIVTMESAKSAIREMFPDPRNVSAAEAAYRELVS; this is encoded by the coding sequence ATGTTTGAGGTCCGGATCCACTCCCGGGGCGGGCAGGGAGGTGTCACCGCCGCGCGCCTCCTCGCGCTCGCCGCGGTCAGGGACGGGAAGTACGCGACGGCGTTCCCGTTCTACGGGGCGGAACGGCGCGGGGCTCCGGTCGTCTCGTTCGTCCGGATCGACGAATCGCCCATCCGGGTCGCGAGCCAGATCAGGAGGCCCGACCTCGTCATCGTGCTCGACCCCTCCGTGATGGACGTCGTCGACGTGCTCCAGGGGCTGAAGCAGGGGGGCTCCGTCCTCGTGAACGCGAGGGAACACCGTGTCCTCGGGAACTACAGGACGTTCTCGGTAGACCTGACCGGGATCGCGCTGCGCGAGGGGCTCGAGGTCGCAGGGAGTCCCATCCTCAACACGCCGGTCCTCGGCGCGCTCGCGCGGATGGGGATCGTCACGATGGAATCGGCGAAGTCGGCGATCCGCGAGATGTTCCCCGACCCGCGGAACGTCTCGGCCGCCGAGGCGGCCTACAGGGAGCTGGTCTCATGA
- a CDS encoding 4Fe-4S binding protein, with product MMERKRLAISRPVSGACGKTGSWRVFRPRVDREKCNACGICAMYCPDAAIDENLEIDYAFCKGCGICANECPKKAITMEREEK from the coding sequence ATGATGGAGAGGAAGCGCCTCGCAATCAGCCGGCCGGTGAGCGGCGCCTGCGGCAAAACAGGGTCCTGGCGCGTATTCCGCCCGCGGGTCGACCGGGAGAAGTGCAATGCCTGCGGGATCTGCGCGATGTACTGCCCTGACGCGGCGATAGACGAGAACCTCGAGATCGACTACGCCTTCTGCAAGGGCTGCGGCATCTGCGCGAACGAGTGCCCAAAGAAGGCCATCACCATGGAGAGGGAAGAGAAGTAG
- the thsA gene encoding thermosome subunit alpha, whose product MAQQLGGQPILILKEGSSRTRGRDAQGMNIMAAKAVASAVRTTLGPKGMDKMLVDTIGDVVITNDGVTILKEMDIEHPAAKMMVEIAKTQDDEVGDGTTTAVVIAGELLKRAEDLLEQDVHPTVIAHGYRMAAEKAHEILQEIAVTIKPDDTAMLKKIAETAMTGKGAEGSRDKICDLVVKAVTMVADEDGTVDKDYIKVEKKVGGSIDDCEIIEGIVIDKERVHPGMPKKVTDAKILLLNAPVEFKKTEVDAEINITSPDQLQAFLDEEERMIKSIVDKIVASGANVLFCQKGIDDIAQHYLAKAGILAVRRVKKSDMEKLVRATGGSMVSSIDAISKDELGYAGTVEERKVSGEEMIFVEGCKNPKAVTIMVRGGTEHVVDELERAIEDALRVVSVVYEDKKLVAGGGAPEIELSLRLRDYAASVGGRAQLAIEAFANALEIIPRTLAENAGLDPIDMLVELRAAHEKGKKTYGLNVFEGKAEDMLKAGVVEPLKVKTQAIASAAEAATMILRIDDVIAASKAAPPAGGPKGGPGGESGGAGGDMGEF is encoded by the coding sequence ATGGCACAGCAACTCGGAGGACAACCGATCCTGATCCTCAAGGAAGGGAGCTCGCGCACCCGCGGGCGCGATGCACAGGGCATGAACATCATGGCCGCAAAGGCGGTCGCGAGCGCCGTCAGGACGACGCTCGGCCCGAAGGGAATGGACAAGATGCTCGTGGACACCATCGGTGACGTCGTGATCACGAACGACGGCGTCACGATCCTCAAGGAGATGGACATCGAGCACCCGGCCGCCAAGATGATGGTCGAGATCGCGAAGACCCAGGACGACGAGGTCGGGGACGGCACCACGACGGCGGTCGTCATCGCGGGCGAGCTCCTCAAGAGGGCAGAGGACCTCCTCGAGCAGGATGTCCACCCCACGGTCATCGCGCACGGGTACAGGATGGCCGCGGAGAAAGCCCACGAGATCCTGCAGGAGATCGCGGTCACCATCAAGCCCGACGACACCGCGATGCTGAAGAAGATCGCCGAGACGGCGATGACGGGGAAGGGCGCCGAGGGGTCCCGCGACAAGATCTGCGACCTCGTCGTGAAGGCCGTCACGATGGTCGCCGACGAGGACGGCACCGTGGACAAGGACTACATCAAGGTCGAGAAGAAGGTCGGGGGCTCCATCGATGACTGCGAGATCATCGAGGGGATCGTCATCGACAAGGAGAGGGTCCACCCCGGCATGCCCAAGAAGGTGACAGACGCGAAGATCCTCCTCCTCAACGCGCCCGTCGAGTTCAAGAAGACAGAGGTCGATGCCGAGATCAACATCACGAGCCCCGACCAGCTCCAGGCGTTCCTCGACGAGGAGGAGCGGATGATCAAGAGCATCGTCGACAAGATCGTCGCCTCCGGGGCAAACGTCCTCTTCTGCCAGAAGGGGATCGATGACATCGCCCAGCACTACCTCGCGAAGGCGGGCATCCTCGCGGTCCGCCGCGTCAAGAAGAGCGACATGGAGAAGCTCGTGCGCGCGACCGGCGGGAGCATGGTCTCGAGCATCGACGCGATCTCGAAGGACGAGCTCGGGTACGCGGGCACCGTCGAGGAGCGGAAGGTCTCCGGTGAGGAGATGATCTTCGTCGAGGGCTGCAAGAATCCGAAGGCCGTCACTATCATGGTCCGCGGCGGGACCGAGCACGTCGTCGACGAGCTCGAGCGTGCCATCGAGGACGCGCTCCGCGTCGTCTCCGTCGTGTACGAGGACAAGAAGCTCGTCGCGGGTGGCGGCGCCCCCGAGATCGAGCTCTCCCTGCGGCTGCGCGACTACGCCGCGAGCGTCGGGGGCCGTGCCCAGCTCGCGATCGAGGCTTTCGCAAACGCGCTCGAGATCATCCCGCGGACGCTCGCCGAGAACGCGGGCCTCGACCCGATCGACATGCTCGTCGAGCTCCGCGCCGCGCACGAGAAGGGGAAGAAGACTTACGGCCTGAACGTGTTCGAGGGCAAGGCAGAGGACATGCTCAAGGCTGGTGTCGTCGAACCGCTCAAGGTCAAGACCCAGGCGATCGCGAGCGCCGCGGAGGCCGCGACGATGATCCTCCGGATCGATGACGTGATCGCCGCGTCCAAGGCTGCACCCCCGGCAGGCGGCCCGAAGGGTGGTCCCGGCGGCGAGTCGGGCGGTGCCGGCGGCGACATGGGCGAGTTCTGA
- a CDS encoding transcriptional regulator → MSQERLLSSITTVLIMGGFRVSEKFSMRPRSFDIVARKKNVILVIKAVTHIDSVSEEIARDLDHVARYLKGSPLIVGERARDAELERGAVYIRYGIYAISVPTLYDAFVEGIPPLVYASPGGLYVNINGEVLRELREKRNLSLGDLGSMLGVSRRTISKYESGMGTTLEIAQKIEEIFDAPLVQAINLLSYKSIFPPVEERPEETPMGFLERIGVRLHAMRRAPFQALIEISDESILAGYGSSQKVVKRAALIGNISQVAGMHAMCVLTDYEKQGKIGRTVLIGERRLRRVRDGEELIDLVCK, encoded by the coding sequence ATGTCGCAGGAACGACTCCTCTCGAGCATCACGACGGTCCTCATCATGGGGGGATTCCGGGTCTCGGAGAAGTTCAGCATGAGGCCGCGGAGCTTCGACATCGTGGCCCGGAAGAAGAACGTGATCCTCGTCATCAAGGCAGTCACCCACATCGACAGCGTGAGCGAGGAGATCGCCCGGGACCTCGACCACGTCGCGCGGTACCTGAAAGGGTCGCCCCTGATAGTCGGCGAGAGGGCGCGCGACGCCGAGCTCGAGAGGGGGGCGGTCTACATCCGCTACGGGATCTACGCGATCAGCGTCCCGACCCTCTACGACGCGTTCGTCGAGGGTATCCCCCCCCTCGTGTACGCGTCCCCCGGTGGGCTCTACGTGAACATCAACGGCGAGGTCCTCCGCGAGCTGCGAGAGAAGCGGAACCTCTCCCTCGGGGATCTCGGCTCGATGCTCGGCGTCTCGCGTAGGACGATCTCCAAGTACGAGAGCGGGATGGGTACGACGCTCGAGATAGCCCAGAAGATCGAGGAGATCTTCGATGCCCCGCTCGTGCAGGCGATCAACCTCCTCTCGTACAAGTCGATATTCCCCCCGGTCGAGGAGAGGCCGGAAGAGACGCCGATGGGGTTCCTCGAGAGGATAGGGGTGCGGCTGCACGCGATGCGCAGGGCCCCCTTCCAGGCACTCATTGAGATATCGGACGAGTCCATCCTCGCCGGGTACGGCTCGTCCCAGAAGGTCGTCAAGCGCGCGGCACTGATAGGGAACATATCGCAGGTAGCGGGGATGCACGCCATGTGCGTGCTCACCGACTACGAGAAACAGGGCAAGATCGGCAGGACCGTCCTCATCGGGGAACGGCGCCTGCGGCGCGTGAGGGACGGGGAAGAACTGATAGACCTCGTCTGCAAATAA
- a CDS encoding tRNA(Ile)(2)-agmatinylcytidine synthase: MFRIGIDDTDSPEGMCTTYLCAVLARRLARAGIRVLETRLVRLNPNVREKTRGNAAVCLACEGSLRVAFHLACGTVEELAEMSHEGTHPGVAACAQVPPPDFYQKAVRGFCTLPEAVSLLEASGAVYRGYKEGRGLIGATAALCSHFDDSTYELLVYRKRSRFGTPRSVDRQSLFDADAATFPHTWDTVDRENDVVVCVPHTPDPVLYGIRGERPGWLALAREKVISEAPACEQLFVTNQGTDAHIVPGRIGQLEEGHSYIVGGTVHAPPRTIRGGHVCLPLTDGREVLSCMAYEPTKGFREIVRALAPGDRVRAAGSYKGGSLNLEKLEVVAAPPLRLLRPPLCERCGKRMTSAGRDKGYKCRKCGGRKGAPEEVTVPRRVSPGWYEVPPCARRHLARPLCRGVREDFLRVE; this comes from the coding sequence ATGTTCCGGATCGGGATCGACGACACGGATTCCCCGGAGGGGATGTGCACGACGTACCTCTGCGCCGTGCTCGCACGGCGCCTCGCACGCGCGGGGATCCGCGTGCTCGAGACGCGCCTCGTGCGGCTGAACCCCAACGTGCGGGAAAAGACCCGGGGGAACGCCGCGGTGTGCCTCGCGTGCGAGGGGTCGCTCCGCGTCGCGTTCCACCTCGCCTGCGGGACCGTGGAAGAGCTCGCGGAGATGTCCCACGAGGGCACCCACCCCGGGGTCGCCGCGTGCGCGCAGGTCCCGCCACCGGACTTTTACCAAAAGGCCGTGAGGGGTTTCTGCACGCTCCCCGAGGCGGTCTCCCTCCTCGAGGCCTCGGGGGCCGTCTACCGTGGCTACAAGGAGGGGCGCGGCCTCATCGGTGCGACGGCAGCGCTCTGCAGCCACTTCGATGACTCCACCTACGAGCTCCTCGTCTACAGGAAGCGGTCGCGGTTCGGGACGCCGCGCTCCGTCGACCGACAGAGCCTCTTTGACGCGGACGCCGCGACGTTTCCCCACACGTGGGACACCGTCGACAGGGAGAACGATGTGGTCGTCTGCGTCCCCCACACGCCCGACCCCGTCCTCTACGGGATACGGGGGGAGCGGCCGGGGTGGCTTGCGCTCGCGAGGGAGAAGGTGATCTCCGAGGCCCCCGCCTGCGAGCAGCTCTTCGTGACGAACCAGGGCACCGACGCCCACATCGTGCCGGGCAGGATCGGGCAGCTCGAGGAGGGCCATTCCTACATTGTGGGGGGGACCGTCCACGCCCCCCCGCGCACTATCCGCGGGGGGCACGTCTGCCTCCCTCTCACCGACGGGAGGGAGGTCCTCTCCTGCATGGCCTACGAGCCGACGAAGGGATTCCGCGAGATCGTCCGCGCGCTCGCCCCCGGAGACAGGGTGAGGGCCGCGGGCAGCTACAAGGGGGGGAGCCTCAACCTCGAGAAGCTCGAGGTCGTCGCCGCGCCGCCCCTCCGTCTCCTCCGGCCGCCCCTCTGCGAGAGGTGCGGGAAGCGGATGACGAGCGCGGGCCGGGACAAGGGGTACAAGTGCCGGAAGTGCGGGGGGAGGAAGGGTGCACCGGAGGAGGTGACCGTCCCCCGCCGGGTATCGCCCGGGTGGTACGAGGTCCCGCCGTGTGCCCGCCGCCACCTCGCACGGCCCCTCTGCAGGGGCGTCCGGGAGGATTTCCTCCGCGTCGAGTGA
- a CDS encoding deoxyhypusine synthase, protein MECGDPVEQVVIRPGMTVGELVAAMGRAGAYNGGALARAAEICEAMARDERVTLFFGLAGAMVPAGMGRIVSDLVDCGLVDVLVMTGANITHDIIEAIGCRHYHGTASCADTALREAEINRIYDVFLPNEAFARFEEFMQERFSSLSPDAPLPVRQFLAEVGSKLPSGILSSAARRGVPVFCPALADSMVGLQHWLSTQTSRPLLDGFSDMKDFLSICLGCESAGALLVGGGVPKNFILQGMLMAPRGFSYAVQLTGDRPDLGGLSGATLDEARSWGKVAPDARTVTVYGDATITLPLLVAAVRERLGV, encoded by the coding sequence ATGGAGTGCGGGGATCCTGTCGAGCAGGTGGTGATCCGGCCCGGCATGACGGTCGGGGAACTCGTCGCCGCGATGGGCAGGGCAGGGGCGTACAACGGGGGTGCCCTCGCGCGTGCCGCCGAGATCTGCGAGGCGATGGCGAGGGACGAGAGGGTGACGCTGTTCTTCGGTCTCGCGGGGGCCATGGTCCCGGCCGGAATGGGCCGGATCGTGAGTGACCTCGTCGACTGCGGCCTCGTGGACGTGCTCGTCATGACGGGCGCAAACATCACCCACGACATCATCGAGGCCATCGGGTGCAGGCACTACCACGGGACCGCCTCGTGCGCCGACACTGCCCTCCGGGAGGCGGAGATCAACAGGATCTACGACGTCTTCCTCCCGAACGAGGCCTTTGCCCGTTTCGAGGAGTTCATGCAGGAGAGGTTTTCTTCCCTCTCCCCGGACGCCCCCCTCCCCGTCCGGCAGTTCCTCGCGGAGGTGGGGTCCAAGCTCCCCTCGGGCATCCTCTCGTCGGCGGCCCGGCGGGGCGTCCCCGTCTTCTGCCCCGCCCTCGCCGACTCCATGGTGGGCCTCCAGCACTGGCTCTCCACCCAGACGTCCCGCCCCCTCCTCGACGGATTCTCGGACATGAAGGATTTCCTCTCGATCTGCCTTGGGTGCGAGTCGGCGGGGGCGCTCCTCGTCGGGGGAGGGGTGCCGAAGAACTTCATCCTCCAGGGGATGCTGATGGCGCCGCGGGGATTCTCGTACGCGGTCCAGCTCACGGGGGACCGCCCCGACCTCGGGGGGCTCTCGGGCGCGACGCTCGACGAGGCCCGCTCGTGGGGGAAGGTCGCGCCGGACGCAAGGACCGTCACCGTCTACGGGGACGCGACGATCACGCTCCCCCTCCTCGTCGCGGCGGTACGGGAGAGGCTCGGGGTATGA